The region CTGGAAGATCCGAATTCAGAGGTCCGGGAACTTCTCAGGGCCAACTACAGCATCCGGCGAAAACCGGAGCTGGGCACGGAACCTTCCGTTTTCTATATTGTATGAGGTGACTATGCTGGAAAAGGCATTGACCGGAAGTCGAAGATACTGGGCATGGATATTTTTCCTGCTTGCGATCATCGGGGTAGGGTTTATTTTCTACCTGCGGCAGCTAAGTTACGGTTTGGGGATCACCGGTATGAGCCGGGACGTGACTTGGGGGTTCTACATCGCCCAGTTTACCTATCTGGTGGGGGTGGCGGCCTCGGCGGTGATGCTGGTCATTCCTTATTATCTCCATAATTACAAGAAATTCGGGAGGATCACGGTTCTCGGAGAGTTCCTGGCCGTCTCCGCCGTGATCATGTGCATCCTGTTCATCTTCGTCGACCTCGGCCAGCCCTTCCGGGTCATGAATGTGGTCCTGCATCCCACCCCAAACTCGGTCATGTTCTGGGACATGATCGTCCTCTTGGGGTATTTCATGCTGAATATCGTGATCGCATGGGCTACCCTGGGCGCTGAGCGCAAGTCCGCGCCTCCGCCTTCATGGATCAAACCGCTGATCTACCTTTCGATTCCATGGGCGGTCAGTATCCATACGGTGACCGCGTTCCTGTATGCCGGTCTTCCCGGAAGACATATGTGGCTCTCCGCCATCATGGCGGCCCGGTTCCTGGCCTCGGCATTTGCATCAGGCCCCGCTCTTCTGATTATCCTTTGCCTGATCGTGAGAAGTCAGACCCGTTTCGACCCGGGCAAGGAGGCCATCCAGACCCTGGCCAAGATCGTGACTTACGCCATGATCACCAATGTATTTTTTCTGCTCCTTGAATTCTTCACCGCCTTTTACAGCGGGATACCGGGACATATGAATTCCCTCAAATATCTCTTTTTCGGGCTGGAAGGGCATGGGGCGCTTGTTCCCTTCATGTGGACATTTGTGGTTTTGGCCGTTATAGGAATCGGTATGCTGGTCCCGCCGCCTCTGCGCTCAAACGAGAATCTTCTGGCCGTTGCCGCGATATTGATCATCGTTTCGACATGGATCGACAAAGGGTTGGGGCTGGTGGTGGGCGGTTTCATCCCTAACCCGTTTGAAGAAGTGGTGGAATATGCGCCGACCCTGCCCGAACTCTCGATTGCCCTCGGTGTCTGGGCCATCGGGTTTCTGATATTGACCATTCTGTTTAAAGTGGCGACGGCCGTTAAGGAAGAGGCCGCTCAGTGAAGGGGTGATCCGGGCCGCGAAGGCCGGATGGTAAAATATTAAGGTGTTTTCGGGAGGT is a window of Nitrospirae bacterium CG2_30_53_67 DNA encoding:
- a CDS encoding menaquinol oxidoreductase, translating into MLEKALTGSRRYWAWIFFLLAIIGVGFIFYLRQLSYGLGITGMSRDVTWGFYIAQFTYLVGVAASAVMLVIPYYLHNYKKFGRITVLGEFLAVSAVIMCILFIFVDLGQPFRVMNVVLHPTPNSVMFWDMIVLLGYFMLNIVIAWATLGAERKSAPPPSWIKPLIYLSIPWAVSIHTVTAFLYAGLPGRHMWLSAIMAARFLASAFASGPALLIILCLIVRSQTRFDPGKEAIQTLAKIVTYAMITNVFFLLLEFFTAFYSGIPGHMNSLKYLFFGLEGHGALVPFMWTFVVLAVIGIGMLVPPPLRSNENLLAVAAILIIVSTWIDKGLGLVVGGFIPNPFEEVVEYAPTLPELSIALGVWAIGFLILTILFKVATAVKEEAAQ